One window of the Methyloceanibacter stevinii genome contains the following:
- the rpsL gene encoding 30S ribosomal protein S12, with amino-acid sequence MPTIQQLIRKPRKAPVKRNKVPAMQACPQKRGVCTRVYTTTPKKPNSALRKVARVRLTNQQEVTSYIPGEGHNLQEHSVVMIRGGRVKDLPGVRYHIIRGVLDTQGVSARRQRRSKYGAKRPK; translated from the coding sequence ATGCCAACGATTCAGCAATTGATCCGGAAGCCGCGTAAGGCCCCGGTAAAGCGCAACAAAGTACCGGCCATGCAGGCCTGCCCGCAGAAGCGGGGGGTTTGCACCCGCGTGTACACCACCACGCCGAAGAAGCCGAACTCGGCCCTCCGGAAGGTCGCGCGCGTGCGCCTGACCAACCAGCAGGAAGTGACGAGCTACATCCCGGGTGAGGGTCACAATCTTCAGGAGCACTCCGTGGTCATGATCCGCGGCGGCCGCGTGAAGGATCTTCCCGGTGTGCGCTACCACATCATTCGCGGCGTGCTCGACACGCAAGGCGTCAGCGCCCGCCGTCAGCGGCGCTCGAAATACGGAGCCAAGCGGCCCAAGTAG
- the rpsG gene encoding 30S ribosomal protein S7, producing MSRRHKADKREIIPDPKFGDQVLTKFMNSIMLDGKKSAAERIVYGALDQMEDKVKQNPIELFHQALQNVMPAIEVRSRRVGGATYQVPVEVRIDRRQALAIRWIISAARGRNENTMVERLSGELLDAVNNRGSAVKKREDTHRMAEANRAFSHYRW from the coding sequence ATGTCCAGGCGGCACAAAGCTGATAAGCGGGAGATCATTCCCGATCCCAAGTTTGGGGATCAGGTGCTCACCAAGTTCATGAATTCCATCATGCTGGACGGCAAGAAGTCTGCCGCCGAGCGGATCGTCTATGGCGCGCTCGACCAGATGGAAGACAAGGTGAAGCAGAACCCGATCGAATTGTTTCATCAGGCGCTGCAGAACGTCATGCCGGCCATTGAGGTGCGCTCCCGCCGTGTGGGCGGTGCGACCTACCAGGTGCCGGTCGAAGTCCGTATCGACCGCCGCCAAGCGCTGGCCATTCGCTGGATTATCTCCGCGGCCCGTGGGCGCAACGAGAACACGATGGTCGAGCGGCTGTCGGGTGAGCTTCTCGATGCCGTCAACAACCGCGGCTCGGCCGTGAAGAAGCGCGAGGACACGCACCGGATGGCCGAGGCCAACCGCGCCTTCTCGCACTATCGCTGGTAA
- the rpoC gene encoding DNA-directed RNA polymerase subunit beta', with amino-acid sequence MNQDLANLFNPQTPQQNFDQIQIGIASPEKILSWSFGEIKKPETINYRTFKPERDGLFCARIFGPVKDYECLCGKYKRMKYKGVICEKCGVEVTLAKVRRERMGHIELAAPVAHIWFLKSLPSRIGLLLDMTLKDLERVLYFENYIVLEPGLTSLKPLQLLSEEEYMQAQDDFGEDSFTAGIGAEAIRELLKGLDLEKIAADLRVEIAEATTELKPKKLAKRLKVVEAFIQSGNRPEWMILTVVPVIPPELRPLVPLDGGRFATSDLNDLYRRVINRNNRLKRLMELRAPDIIIRNEKRMLQEAVDALFDNGRRGRVITGANKRPLKSLADMLKGKQGRFRQNLLGKRVDYSGRSVIVVGPDLMLHQCGLPKKMALELFKPFIYSRLDAKGHASTVKQAKKLVEKEKPEVWDILDEVIREHPVMLNRAPTLHRLGIQAFEPKLIEGKAIQLHPLVCAAFNADFDGDQMAVHVPLSLEAQLEARVLMMSTNNILHPANGSPIIVPSQDIVLGLYYLSLVMDNEPGEGMIFGDVAEIHHALESGAVTLHAKVKGRYITKDEDGNWVAYIYDTTPGRMLLGELLPRRAEVSFDQVNQLLTKKAISKMIDVVYRHCGQKETVIFCDKIMGLGFRYACRAGISFGKDDMVIPETKDDIIHKTTELVREYEQQYNDGLITRGEKYNKVVDTWTECTELVAKEMMKRISSVQIDEETGREKPINSIYMMSHSGARGSPAQMKQLAGMRGLMTKPSGEIIETPIISNFKEGLSVMEYFNSTHGARKGLADTALKTANSGYLTRRLVDVAQDSIVTEEDCGTEGGITVRAVLDAGEVTVSLGQRVLGRTAADPVKDPATGDVIVAQGQLIEEEHVEAIENARVQEIRVRSALTCETRNGICASCYGRDLARGTPVNMGEAVGVIAAQSIGEPGTQLTMRTFHLGGVASSKVADQSSLESAFEGTVKIKQRNVVEDSQGRHMVMSRNTTIVIVDDEGNELATHRLPYGTHLRVDDGDKVKRGDRLAEWDPYTRPVLTEIEGTVEFEDLVEGVSVSEQRDESTGITNSVIIDWRASPRGADLRPAMAIKDKKGEIGKLSRGGEARYLLPVDAVLSVEPGSEVKAGDVLARIPMESAKTRDITGGLPRVASLFEARRPKDHAIIAEVSGIVQLGRDYKNKRRISILPDEEGAEAVEFLIPKGRHLTVQEGDRIEKGEYLLDGHPAPHDILAIKGVEELANYLVNEIQEVYRLQGVTINDKHIEVIVSQMLKKIEVDDPGDTEFLKGEQVDRIDFEDANLAAEEAGGKKAEGQHVLLGITKASLQTRSFISAASFQETTRVLTDAAVNGKKDTLEGLKENVIVGRLIPAGTGGMLSRLNRIATHRDELILEERQRSGQDALEPVGEVVPEDAVAEEAVPEDTTEGPSA; translated from the coding sequence ATGAACCAAGATCTCGCGAACCTGTTCAACCCGCAGACTCCGCAGCAGAATTTCGATCAGATTCAGATCGGTATTGCGAGCCCGGAAAAGATCCTGTCGTGGTCGTTCGGGGAGATCAAAAAGCCTGAGACCATCAACTACCGGACGTTCAAGCCTGAGCGCGACGGCCTGTTCTGCGCGCGCATCTTCGGCCCGGTGAAGGACTACGAGTGCTTGTGCGGCAAGTACAAGCGCATGAAGTACAAGGGCGTCATCTGCGAGAAGTGCGGCGTCGAGGTTACGCTGGCCAAGGTGCGCCGCGAGCGCATGGGCCACATCGAGCTCGCCGCGCCGGTCGCCCATATCTGGTTCCTGAAGTCGCTTCCGTCCCGGATCGGCCTTCTCCTGGATATGACGCTGAAGGATCTCGAGCGCGTCCTCTATTTCGAGAACTACATCGTGCTGGAGCCGGGGCTCACCTCGCTCAAGCCGCTGCAGCTTCTGTCCGAAGAAGAGTACATGCAGGCGCAGGACGATTTCGGCGAGGACTCGTTCACGGCGGGCATCGGTGCCGAGGCGATCCGCGAACTCCTCAAGGGTCTCGACCTCGAGAAGATCGCGGCGGACCTGCGCGTGGAAATCGCCGAGGCGACCACCGAGCTGAAGCCGAAGAAGCTGGCCAAGCGCCTGAAGGTGGTCGAGGCCTTCATCCAGTCGGGCAACCGTCCCGAATGGATGATCCTGACTGTCGTGCCGGTCATTCCGCCGGAACTGCGCCCGCTGGTGCCGCTCGATGGCGGCCGCTTCGCGACGTCGGACCTCAACGATCTGTACCGCCGCGTCATCAACCGTAACAACCGCCTGAAGCGACTCATGGAGCTGCGCGCGCCGGACATCATCATCCGGAACGAAAAGCGCATGCTGCAGGAGGCCGTCGACGCGCTGTTCGACAATGGCCGCCGCGGCCGCGTCATCACCGGCGCCAACAAGCGTCCGCTGAAGTCGCTCGCCGATATGCTGAAGGGCAAGCAGGGCCGGTTCCGTCAGAACCTGCTCGGCAAGCGCGTCGACTATTCGGGCCGTTCGGTCATCGTGGTCGGTCCCGACCTGATGCTGCATCAGTGCGGTCTGCCGAAGAAGATGGCGCTCGAGCTGTTCAAGCCGTTCATCTACTCGCGGCTGGACGCCAAGGGCCATGCCTCGACCGTCAAGCAAGCCAAGAAGCTCGTCGAGAAGGAGAAGCCCGAGGTTTGGGATATCCTCGACGAGGTTATTCGCGAGCATCCGGTCATGCTGAACCGTGCGCCGACGCTGCACCGTTTGGGCATTCAGGCTTTCGAGCCCAAGCTCATCGAAGGCAAGGCCATTCAGCTGCATCCGCTCGTCTGCGCGGCGTTCAACGCCGACTTCGACGGCGACCAAATGGCCGTGCACGTGCCGTTGTCGCTCGAGGCGCAGCTTGAAGCGCGTGTGCTGATGATGTCGACCAACAATATCCTGCACCCGGCCAACGGTTCGCCGATCATCGTGCCGTCCCAGGATATCGTGCTCGGCCTCTACTACCTGTCGCTGGTCATGGACAACGAGCCGGGCGAGGGGATGATCTTCGGCGACGTCGCCGAGATTCATCACGCGCTCGAGTCCGGCGCCGTGACGCTGCACGCCAAGGTCAAGGGCCGCTACATCACCAAGGACGAGGACGGCAACTGGGTCGCGTATATCTATGACACGACGCCGGGCCGCATGCTCCTTGGCGAGCTGTTGCCGCGCCGTGCGGAGGTCAGCTTCGACCAGGTCAACCAGCTCCTGACGAAGAAAGCGATCTCCAAGATGATCGACGTGGTCTACCGCCACTGCGGTCAGAAGGAGACGGTCATCTTCTGCGACAAGATCATGGGCCTCGGGTTCCGCTATGCGTGCCGCGCCGGCATCTCGTTCGGCAAGGACGACATGGTGATCCCGGAGACCAAGGACGACATCATCCACAAGACGACCGAGCTCGTGCGCGAGTACGAGCAGCAGTACAATGACGGTCTGATCACCCGTGGCGAGAAGTACAACAAGGTGGTCGACACTTGGACCGAATGTACCGAGCTCGTCGCGAAGGAAATGATGAAGCGCATTTCTTCGGTGCAGATTGACGAGGAGACCGGCCGCGAGAAGCCGATCAACTCGATCTACATGATGTCGCATTCCGGTGCCCGTGGGTCGCCGGCGCAGATGAAGCAGCTTGCCGGTATGCGCGGTCTGATGACCAAGCCGTCGGGCGAGATCATCGAGACGCCGATCATTTCGAACTTCAAGGAAGGCCTGTCGGTGATGGAGTACTTCAACTCCACTCACGGTGCCCGTAAGGGTCTGGCCGATACCGCCTTGAAGACGGCAAACTCCGGTTACCTGACGCGTCGTCTCGTGGACGTGGCGCAGGACAGCATCGTCACCGAAGAGGATTGCGGTACCGAGGGCGGCATTACGGTTCGCGCTGTTCTTGATGCGGGCGAGGTCACCGTGTCGCTCGGCCAGCGCGTGCTGGGCCGTACGGCAGCCGATCCCGTCAAGGATCCGGCGACCGGCGATGTCATCGTCGCGCAAGGTCAGCTGATCGAGGAAGAGCACGTCGAGGCCATCGAAAATGCGCGGGTCCAGGAGATTCGCGTGCGCTCGGCCCTGACCTGCGAAACCCGGAACGGTATCTGCGCAAGCTGCTATGGGCGCGATTTGGCCCGCGGCACGCCCGTCAACATGGGCGAGGCCGTGGGTGTTATCGCGGCACAGTCGATCGGTGAGCCCGGAACGCAGCTCACCATGCGGACCTTCCACTTGGGCGGCGTGGCGAGTTCCAAGGTCGCGGACCAGTCTTCGTTGGAATCGGCCTTTGAGGGCACGGTGAAGATCAAGCAGCGCAACGTCGTTGAAGACTCCCAAGGGCGCCACATGGTCATGAGCCGGAACACGACCATCGTGATCGTGGACGACGAGGGCAACGAGCTCGCGACCCATCGTCTGCCTTACGGTACGCATCTGCGTGTCGACGACGGCGACAAGGTCAAGCGCGGCGATCGTCTCGCCGAGTGGGATCCCTATACGCGTCCGGTTCTCACCGAGATCGAAGGCACGGTTGAATTCGAGGACCTGGTCGAGGGCGTCTCCGTGTCGGAGCAGCGCGATGAGTCGACAGGTATCACCAACAGCGTGATCATCGACTGGCGTGCGTCGCCCCGTGGCGCCGATCTTCGTCCGGCAATGGCTATCAAAGACAAGAAGGGCGAAATCGGGAAGCTTTCGCGTGGTGGTGAAGCCCGCTATCTGCTTCCGGTGGACGCGGTCTTGTCCGTGGAGCCCGGCAGCGAGGTGAAGGCCGGTGACGTGCTGGCCCGTATCCCGATGGAGAGCGCCAAGACCCGCGATATCACGGGTGGTCTGCCACGCGTCGCGAGCCTGTTCGAGGCACGGCGTCCGAAGGATCATGCCATCATTGCCGAAGTCTCGGGCATCGTGCAGCTCGGCCGCGACTACAAGAACAAGCGGCGGATCAGCATCCTTCCCGACGAGGAAGGCGCCGAGGCGGTGGAGTTCTTGATCCCGAAGGGCCGGCATCTGACGGTGCAGGAGGGCGATCGGATCGAGAAGGGCGAGTACCTGCTCGACGGACACCCCGCGCCGCATGACATCCTGGCCATTAAGGGTGTCGAGGAGTTGGCCAACTATCTCGTGAACGAGATTCAGGAGGTCTACCGGCTCCAGGGCGTGACGATCAACGACAAGCATATCGAGGTGATCGTCAGCCAGATGCTCAAGAAGATCGAGGTCGACGATCCGGGCGATACCGAGTTCCTGAAGGGCGAGCAGGTGGACCGCATCGACTTCGAAGACGCCAACCTGGCGGCGGAAGAGGCGGGCGGCAAGAAGGCCGAAGGCCAGCACGTTCTGCTCGGCATCACGAAGGCGAGCCTTCAGACCCGGTCGTTCATTTCGGCGGCCTCCTTCCAGGAGACCACGCGCGTGCTTACCGATGCGGCGGTCAACGGAAAGAAGGATACCCTCGAGGGACTCAAGGAGAATGTCATCGTGGGCCGGCTCATCCCGGCCGGTACGGGCGGCATGCTCTCCCGGCTCAATCGGATTGCCACGCATCGCGATGAACTGATTCTGGAAGAGCGCCAGCGCTCGGGCCAGGACGCTCTAGAACCGGTCGGCGAGGTCGTTCCGGAGGATGCAGTGGCCGAGGAAGCGGTGCCGGAAGACACCACTGAGGGCCCGTCGGCCTAA